A region of Cellulophaga sp. RHA19 DNA encodes the following proteins:
- a CDS encoding MBL fold metallo-hydrolase, with protein sequence MSCKDEKKTDIATKNTTIENSKKRKSNFKVIPIEHATAVFNWGDKTIYIDPVGGVNMFKNQDKPNLILVTDIHGDHLNVETLEAINTEKTTIIAPQAVADKLSDNLKTKLTILNNDESVDFADIKITAIPMYNLREEAIKFHSKGRGNGYLLEKNGERVYFSGDTEDIPEMRALQNIDKAFICMNLPYTMTVNSAASAVLEFKPKQVYPYHYRGKPDVSDIDKFKKLVTESNKDIEVIQLDWYPNNSY encoded by the coding sequence GTGAGCTGCAAAGACGAAAAAAAAACAGACATAGCAACAAAAAATACCACAATAGAAAATTCTAAAAAACGTAAAAGCAACTTTAAAGTTATTCCTATAGAACACGCAACAGCTGTTTTTAACTGGGGAGATAAAACTATTTACATAGACCCTGTTGGTGGAGTAAATATGTTTAAAAACCAAGATAAACCAAATTTAATTTTAGTTACAGATATTCACGGAGATCATTTAAATGTAGAAACCCTAGAAGCTATCAACACAGAAAAAACAACAATTATTGCTCCGCAAGCTGTTGCTGATAAATTGTCTGATAATTTAAAAACTAAACTTACTATACTAAATAATGATGAGTCTGTAGATTTTGCTGACATAAAAATTACAGCAATACCAATGTATAATTTAAGAGAAGAAGCTATTAAATTTCACAGTAAAGGTCGTGGTAATGGTTATCTACTAGAAAAAAATGGAGAACGAGTTTATTTCTCTGGTGATACAGAAGACATACCAGAAATGCGCGCTTTACAAAATATAGATAAGGCCTTTATTTGTATGAATTTACCATATACAATGACGGTTAACAGTGCTGCAAGTGCCGTACTAGAATTTAAACCTAAGCAAGTGTACCCTTACCATTACAGAGGAAAACCAGATGTTAGTGACATTGATAAATTTAAAAAATTAGTAACCGAAAGTAATAAAGATATTGAAGTTATACAGTTAGACTGGTACCCAAATAACTCATACTAA
- the ettA gene encoding energy-dependent translational throttle protein EttA yields the protein MSDDKKVIFSMSGVTKTFKTANTPVLKNIYLSFFYGAKIGILGLNGSGKSTLLKIIAGLDKNYQGDVVFSPGYKVGYLEQEPQLDDDKTVIEIVKEGVAETVAILDEYNKINDMFGLEEVYSDADKMDKLMARQAVLQDQIDASNAWELDTKLEIAMDALRTPDGDKKISVLSGGERRRVALCRLLLQEPEILLLDEPTNHLDAESVHWLEHHLAQYKGTVIAVTHDRYFLDNVAGWILELDRGEGIPWKGNYSSWLDQKSKRMADESKTASKRQKTLERELDWVRQGAKGRQTKQKARLKNYDKLMSQDQKQLDEKLEIYIPNGPRLGTNVIEAKGVSKAFDDKLLYEDLNFNLPQAGIVGIIGPNGAGKTTIFRMIMGEETPDKGEFSVGETAKIAYVDQSHSKIDPEKTIWQNFSDEQELVMMGGKQVNSRAYLSRFNFSGSEQNKKVSMLSGGERNRLHLAMTLKEEGNVLLLDEPTNDLDVNTLRALEEGLDNFAGCAVVISHDRWFLDRVCTHILAFEGDSQVYFFEGSFSDYEENKKKRLGGDLIPKRIKYKKLIR from the coding sequence ATGTCTGACGATAAAAAAGTCATTTTTTCAATGTCTGGTGTTACAAAAACCTTTAAAACGGCAAATACACCAGTATTAAAAAATATATATTTAAGTTTCTTTTACGGTGCCAAAATTGGTATTCTTGGTCTTAACGGATCTGGTAAATCTACTTTATTAAAAATTATAGCTGGCTTAGATAAAAATTACCAAGGTGATGTAGTTTTTTCTCCAGGATATAAAGTAGGTTATTTAGAGCAAGAGCCACAATTAGACGATGATAAAACGGTAATAGAAATAGTTAAGGAAGGTGTTGCAGAAACTGTTGCTATTTTAGATGAGTACAATAAGATAAACGATATGTTTGGCTTAGAAGAAGTGTATTCTGATGCAGATAAAATGGATAAGTTAATGGCCAGACAGGCTGTGTTACAAGACCAGATAGATGCTAGTAATGCTTGGGAGTTAGATACTAAACTAGAAATTGCTATGGATGCATTACGTACTCCAGATGGCGATAAAAAAATAAGTGTATTATCTGGTGGTGAACGTAGAAGAGTTGCTTTATGTAGACTGTTATTACAAGAACCAGAAATTTTATTATTAGATGAGCCTACCAACCACTTAGATGCAGAGTCTGTACATTGGTTAGAGCACCATTTAGCACAATATAAAGGTACTGTTATTGCCGTAACGCATGATAGATACTTTTTAGATAACGTTGCTGGTTGGATTTTAGAGTTAGATAGAGGTGAAGGTATTCCTTGGAAAGGAAACTACTCTAGCTGGTTAGATCAAAAATCTAAACGTATGGCAGATGAAAGCAAAACAGCCTCTAAACGCCAAAAAACTTTAGAACGAGAGTTAGATTGGGTACGCCAAGGAGCTAAAGGTCGCCAAACAAAACAAAAGGCACGTTTAAAAAACTACGATAAATTAATGAGTCAAGATCAAAAACAACTTGACGAAAAATTAGAGATTTACATACCTAATGGTCCACGTTTAGGAACAAACGTAATAGAGGCTAAAGGTGTTAGTAAAGCTTTTGATGATAAATTATTGTACGAAGACTTAAACTTTAATTTACCACAAGCTGGTATTGTAGGTATTATTGGTCCTAACGGAGCTGGTAAAACAACAATATTTAGAATGATAATGGGAGAGGAAACTCCGGATAAGGGCGAGTTTAGTGTTGGTGAAACAGCTAAAATTGCATATGTAGATCAGAGTCACTCTAAAATTGATCCAGAAAAAACAATTTGGCAAAACTTTAGTGATGAGCAAGAGTTGGTAATGATGGGAGGTAAGCAAGTAAACTCTAGAGCTTATTTAAGTAGGTTTAATTTCTCTGGTAGTGAGCAAAATAAAAAAGTAAGTATGTTGTCTGGTGGTGAGCGTAACCGTTTACATTTAGCAATGACGTTAAAAGAAGAAGGTAACGTGTTACTTTTAGATGAGCCAACAAACGACTTGGATGTAAATACACTGCGTGCTTTAGAAGAAGGTTTAGATAATTTTGCAGGTTGTGCTGTAGTTATTTCTCACGATAGATGGTTTTTAGATCGTGTTTGTACGCATATCTTAGCTTTTGAAGGGGATTCGCAAGTTTATTTCTTTGAAGGTTCTTTCTCTGATTATGAAGAGAATAAAAAGAAACGATTAGGTGGTGACTTGATTCCTAAACGTATTAAGTATAAAAAATTAATTAGGTAA
- a CDS encoding CAL67264 family membrane protein, which translates to MNKNTVLAWATFIMIFVGLALIALGAFRYDDVAGWGFAAVGFGFFAIAWVFNALKGRV; encoded by the coding sequence ATGAATAAAAATACAGTTTTAGCGTGGGCTACATTTATAATGATATTTGTAGGCTTGGCGTTAATTGCACTTGGTGCTTTTAGGTATGATGATGTTGCCGGATGGGGATTTGCAGCCGTAGGATTTGGCTTTTTTGCTATTGCTTGGGTTTTTAATGCACTTAAAGGAAGAGTGTAA
- a CDS encoding Gfo/Idh/MocA family protein, which produces MREKIGWGIVGLGNIAEKFAKDLALVNTGKLVSISSRSKTKVQDFAAKHNVKNSYNNAQDLFNCADVDVVYIATPHTLHKELSIMAMNSGKHVLCEKPMGVNTKQVKNMIAASVKNNVFLMEALWSRFLPSIQKVKQIVDAKELGEISYIKSDFAFYGLDRAEESRLLNPNLAGGSLLDIGIYPVFLAYLLLGKPNEIIATANFYKTGVEKQVSIIFKYDNAQAHLYSALTANTETSSEIAGDKGLLKLETRWHEAEGYYIEKSREKEYFKTPKLGVGYTYEIEEVHKCITNNQIESKLWSHQNSLDLIQLLDQIREKTNIVFPFEA; this is translated from the coding sequence ATGCGAGAAAAAATTGGTTGGGGTATAGTTGGTTTAGGGAATATTGCAGAGAAATTTGCTAAAGATTTAGCATTGGTTAATACTGGAAAATTAGTTTCAATTTCTTCTAGAAGTAAAACTAAAGTTCAAGACTTTGCTGCCAAGCATAATGTAAAAAATAGTTATAATAACGCACAAGATTTGTTTAACTGTGCAGATGTAGACGTGGTTTATATAGCAACACCACATACGTTACATAAAGAGCTAAGCATTATGGCAATGAATAGCGGTAAACACGTTTTGTGCGAGAAACCTATGGGTGTTAATACAAAACAGGTTAAAAATATGATTGCTGCATCTGTAAAAAACAATGTTTTTTTAATGGAAGCTTTATGGAGTAGGTTTTTGCCATCAATACAAAAAGTAAAGCAAATTGTAGATGCAAAAGAGTTAGGAGAAATAAGCTATATAAAATCTGACTTTGCTTTTTATGGTTTAGATAGAGCAGAGGAAAGCAGGCTTTTAAATCCAAATTTAGCGGGTGGGTCTTTATTAGATATTGGTATTTATCCTGTTTTTTTAGCGTATTTACTTTTGGGTAAGCCTAATGAAATAATAGCTACAGCAAATTTTTATAAAACAGGTGTAGAAAAACAAGTTTCTATTATTTTTAAGTATGATAATGCACAGGCGCATTTGTATAGTGCTTTAACTGCTAATACCGAGACAAGCTCTGAGATAGCAGGTGATAAAGGTCTTTTAAAATTAGAAACTAGATGGCATGAAGCAGAAGGTTATTATATTGAAAAGTCTAGAGAAAAAGAATATTTTAAAACACCAAAATTAGGAGTAGGTTACACCTATGAAATAGAGGAGGTGCATAAATGTATAACTAACAACCAAATAGAAAGTAAACTATGGTCTCATCAAAATAGTTTAGACTTAATACAATTATTAGATCAAATTAGAGAAAAAACAAACATAGTTTTTCCTTTTGAAGCCTAA
- a CDS encoding acyl-CoA carboxylase subunit beta yields the protein MDINFNKNEDHNKLLLSDLKHKLSKVKLGGGKSKIEKQHAKGKMTARERIDYLLDDKADAIEIAAFAGEGMYKEHGGCPSGGVVIKIGYVQGKQCIVVANDATVKAGAWFPITGKKNLRAQEIAIENRLPIIYLVDSAGVYLPMQDEIFPDKEHFGRIFRNNAVMSSMGITQISAVMGSCVAGGAYLPIMSDEALIVDKTASIFLAGSYLVKAAIGESIDNETLGGATTHCEISGVTDYKAKDDADALDKIKKIVNKIGDFDKAGFNRIEAKKPKLDPKDIYGILPKSRSDQYDMLEIIKRLVDDSEFEEYKEGYGKTIITGYARINGWAVGIVANQRKLVKTKKGEMQFGGVIYNDSADKSTRFIANCNQKKIPLVFLQDVTGFMVGSKSEHSGIIKDGAKMVNAVSNSVVPKFTIVIGNSYGAGNYAMCGKAYDPRLIAAWPSAELAVMSGNSAAKVLMQIEKASLLKKGEEIDEKKEKELFDKVKARYDEQISPYYAASRIWTDGVIDPLDTRKWISMGIEAANHAPIEKPFNLGVIQV from the coding sequence ATGGATATAAATTTCAATAAGAACGAGGATCACAACAAACTTCTTTTATCAGATTTAAAACATAAATTAAGTAAAGTAAAGTTGGGTGGTGGCAAAAGTAAAATTGAAAAACAACACGCCAAAGGCAAAATGACAGCCAGAGAGCGTATAGATTACCTTTTAGATGATAAAGCAGATGCTATAGAGATTGCTGCTTTTGCCGGTGAAGGTATGTATAAAGAGCACGGTGGTTGCCCATCTGGAGGAGTTGTTATTAAAATAGGTTACGTACAAGGCAAGCAATGCATAGTTGTTGCTAATGATGCTACTGTAAAAGCTGGTGCTTGGTTTCCTATTACCGGAAAAAAGAATTTAAGAGCGCAAGAAATTGCCATAGAAAATAGATTACCAATTATTTACTTGGTAGATAGCGCTGGTGTTTATTTACCTATGCAAGATGAAATTTTCCCAGACAAGGAACACTTTGGGCGTATTTTTAGAAACAATGCTGTGATGAGTAGTATGGGAATTACTCAAATTTCTGCAGTAATGGGAAGTTGTGTTGCTGGTGGTGCTTATTTGCCAATTATGAGTGATGAAGCTTTAATTGTAGACAAAACAGCTAGTATATTTTTAGCTGGCAGCTACCTTGTAAAAGCGGCTATTGGTGAAAGTATTGATAATGAAACTTTAGGTGGTGCAACTACACATTGCGAAATATCTGGTGTTACAGATTACAAAGCTAAAGATGATGCTGATGCTTTAGATAAAATTAAAAAAATAGTAAATAAAATTGGTGATTTTGATAAAGCTGGTTTTAACAGAATTGAAGCTAAAAAGCCAAAATTAGACCCTAAAGATATTTACGGTATTTTGCCAAAATCTAGAAGTGACCAGTATGATATGCTTGAAATTATTAAGCGTTTGGTTGATGATTCTGAGTTTGAAGAATACAAAGAAGGTTACGGAAAAACTATAATTACAGGGTATGCTCGTATAAATGGTTGGGCTGTTGGTATTGTTGCAAACCAACGTAAGCTTGTAAAAACCAAAAAAGGAGAAATGCAATTTGGTGGTGTTATTTATAATGACAGCGCAGACAAATCTACCCGTTTTATAGCAAATTGCAACCAAAAGAAAATTCCGCTTGTATTTTTACAAGATGTTACTGGCTTTATGGTTGGTAGTAAAAGTGAGCATAGTGGCATTATAAAAGATGGTGCTAAAATGGTAAATGCTGTTAGCAACTCTGTTGTACCAAAATTTACAATTGTTATTGGTAATAGTTATGGAGCTGGTAATTATGCTATGTGTGGTAAAGCATACGACCCTAGGTTAATTGCTGCTTGGCCAAGTGCAGAACTCGCTGTAATGAGTGGTAACTCTGCAGCTAAAGTTTTAATGCAAATTGAAAAAGCTTCTTTACTTAAAAAAGGAGAAGAAATAGACGAGAAAAAAGAAAAAGAATTATTTGACAAAGTAAAAGCAAGATATGATGAGCAAATATCTCCATATTATGCTGCTTCTCGTATTTGGACTGACGGTGTAATAGACCCATTAGATACAAGAAAATGGATCTCTATGGGTATAGAAGCTGCAAACCACGCTCCTATTGAAAAGCCTTTTAATTTAGGAGTAATACAGGTTTAA